The following proteins are encoded in a genomic region of Tachysurus fulvidraco isolate hzauxx_2018 chromosome 22, HZAU_PFXX_2.0, whole genome shotgun sequence:
- the fbxo36b gene encoding F-box only protein 36b: MARLLGETLFEVSSQGPAPIKDYFCFHINRTEVIWRWWKICLRPDSRSLRPGEVRESHGEFLEDRRLQSQVLMVFGPDVLQYCKCLCEGQYDYLQRLPDSLLLHIMAHLELEDVTRLTQTCHRFKQLCSSEQFWEQTVRLHCDTVSPGMEDLARDVGWRCVFFTNKLQLQKQIRRRRAGNKLTHFK; encoded by the exons ATGGCGCGGCTGCTGGGAGAGACGCTGTTTGAGGTCAGCTCTCAGGGACCTGCACCGATTAAAGACTATTTCTGTTTCCACATCAATCGGACGGAG GTGATTTGGAGATGGTGGAAGATTTGTTTACGGCCGGATTCCCGCAGCCTGAGACcaggagaagtgagagagtCACATGGGGAGTTTCTGGAGGACAGACGACTGCAGA GTCAGGTGTTGATGGTGTTTGGTCCTGATGTGCTGCAGTActgtaagtgtctgtgtgagggTCAGTATGATTATCTCCAGCGCCTGCCGGATTCTTTACTTCTCCACATCATGGCACATTTGGAGCTGGAGGATGTGACGCGTCTCACACAAACCTGTCACAGGTTCAAACAG ctctgTAGCTCGGAGCAGTTTTGGGAGCAGACCGTACGCCTTCACTGTGACACGGTGAGTCCTGGGATGGAGGATTTGGCCCGAGACGTGGgatggaggtgtgtgtttttcaccAACAAACTCCAGCTCCAAAAGCAGATCCGCCGCCGCAGAGCAGGAAATAAACTCACacactttaaataa
- the agfg1b gene encoding arf-GAP domain and FG repeat-containing protein 1b isoform X5, giving the protein MAVSVKRKQEEKHLQLLREMTSGAANRKCFDCEQRGPTYVNMTVGSFVCTTCSGILRGLNPPHRVKSISMTTFTQQEIEFLQKHSNEVCKHIWLGLYDDRSSAVPDFREPQKLKEFLQEKYEKKRWYVPPEQAKMLASVQVPHSGSSASTGSTPEVQPLKTLQLSKTPSSQSPVISRSQPHEKKFDLLSDLGGDIFAAPPSHSAGPTTNFANFAHFSKPSGGGVSAPPLPSVSAADRYAALAELDSALSSTTQGSTPVPAPPVIPSMQQGFTGGFPVYAQKPRMSYGQPVVSNNPFMCAVSTDEQGGGPASPYSTSGSSTNPFL; this is encoded by the exons ATGGCGGTGAGTGTAAAGCGCAAACAGGAGGAGAAACACCTGCAGCTGCTGCGTGAGATGACCAGCGGGGCCGCCAACAGGAAATGTTTCGACTGTGAGCAGCGCGGCCCGACATACGTCAACATGACCGTGGGCTCGTTCGTGTGTACCACCTGCTCCGGGATCCT ACGAGGCCTGAACCCTCCACACAGAGTGAAGTCCATCTCAATGACGACATTCACACAGCAGGAGATTGAGTTCCTACAGAAACACAGCAATGAG GTGTGTAAGCACATCTGGCTTGGACTGTATGATGATCGCAGTTCTGCAGTGCCGGATTTTCGAGAGCCTCAGAAACTGAAAGAGTTTCTGCAGGAGAAATACGAGAAGAAACGATG GTACGTTCCTCCAGAGCAGGCGAAGATGTTGGCATCTGTCCAGGTTCCTCACTCAGGATCTTCAGCGAGCACCGGCAGCACTCCTGAAGTTCAGCCACTTAAAACACTGCAGCTCAGCAAAACTCCATCCAGCCAG tccccGGTGATCAGCCGTTCTCAGCCTCATGAGAAGAAGTTTGACCTGTTATCAGATCTAGGTGGAGATATCTTTGCAGCTCCTCCATCACACAGCGCTGGTCCAACAACAAACTTTGCTAACTTTGCACATTTCAGCAAGCCCTCAG GAGGGGGGGTGTCAGCTCCACCTTTACCCAGTGTTTCAGCAGCGGATCGATACGCTGCTCTGGCAGAACTGGACAGTGCTCTCAGCTCCACTACACAGGG CTCCACACCCGTTCCAGCCCCGCCGGTGATTCCCAGCATGCAGCAGGGTTTTACAG GTGGGTTTCCTGTTTACGCTCAGAAACCTCGGATGAGTTACGGTCAGCCCGTCGTCTCCAACAACCCCTTTATG TGTGCGGTTTCTACTGATGAACAG ggtggAGGTCCAGCAAGTCCATATTCCACCAGTGGATCATCCACTAATCCgttcctgtaa
- the agfg1b gene encoding arf-GAP domain and FG repeat-containing protein 1b isoform X3, producing the protein MAVSVKRKQEEKHLQLLREMTSGAANRKCFDCEQRGPTYVNMTVGSFVCTTCSGILRGLNPPHRVKSISMTTFTQQEIEFLQKHSNEVCKHIWLGLYDDRSSAVPDFREPQKLKEFLQEKYEKKRWYVPPEQAKMLASVQVPHSGSSASTGSTPEVQPLKTLQLSKTPSSQSPVISRSQPHEKKFDLLSDLGGDIFAAPPSHSAGPTTNFANFAHFSKPSGGGVSAPPLPSVSAADRYAALAELDSALSSTTQGSTPVPAPPVIPSMQQGFTASTNPFVAAPIPLESMCTNPFQTNNRSSATGGFPVYAQKPRMSYGQPVVSNNPFMCAVSTDEQGGGPASPYSTSGSSTNPFL; encoded by the exons ATGGCGGTGAGTGTAAAGCGCAAACAGGAGGAGAAACACCTGCAGCTGCTGCGTGAGATGACCAGCGGGGCCGCCAACAGGAAATGTTTCGACTGTGAGCAGCGCGGCCCGACATACGTCAACATGACCGTGGGCTCGTTCGTGTGTACCACCTGCTCCGGGATCCT ACGAGGCCTGAACCCTCCACACAGAGTGAAGTCCATCTCAATGACGACATTCACACAGCAGGAGATTGAGTTCCTACAGAAACACAGCAATGAG GTGTGTAAGCACATCTGGCTTGGACTGTATGATGATCGCAGTTCTGCAGTGCCGGATTTTCGAGAGCCTCAGAAACTGAAAGAGTTTCTGCAGGAGAAATACGAGAAGAAACGATG GTACGTTCCTCCAGAGCAGGCGAAGATGTTGGCATCTGTCCAGGTTCCTCACTCAGGATCTTCAGCGAGCACCGGCAGCACTCCTGAAGTTCAGCCACTTAAAACACTGCAGCTCAGCAAAACTCCATCCAGCCAG tccccGGTGATCAGCCGTTCTCAGCCTCATGAGAAGAAGTTTGACCTGTTATCAGATCTAGGTGGAGATATCTTTGCAGCTCCTCCATCACACAGCGCTGGTCCAACAACAAACTTTGCTAACTTTGCACATTTCAGCAAGCCCTCAG GAGGGGGGGTGTCAGCTCCACCTTTACCCAGTGTTTCAGCAGCGGATCGATACGCTGCTCTGGCAGAACTGGACAGTGCTCTCAGCTCCACTACACAGGG CTCCACACCCGTTCCAGCCCCGCCGGTGATTCCCAGCATGCAGCAGGGTTTTACAG CTTCCACAAATCCGTTTGTCGCTGCACCGATTCCTCTAGAGTCAATGTGTACAAATCCATTCCAGACCAACAACAGATCATCAGCTACAG GTGGGTTTCCTGTTTACGCTCAGAAACCTCGGATGAGTTACGGTCAGCCCGTCGTCTCCAACAACCCCTTTATG TGTGCGGTTTCTACTGATGAACAG ggtggAGGTCCAGCAAGTCCATATTCCACCAGTGGATCATCCACTAATCCgttcctgtaa
- the agfg1b gene encoding arf-GAP domain and FG repeat-containing protein 1b isoform X4 produces MAVSVKRKQEEKHLQLLREMTSGAANRKCFDCEQRGPTYVNMTVGSFVCTTCSGILRGLNPPHRVKSISMTTFTQQEIEFLQKHSNEVCKHIWLGLYDDRSSAVPDFREPQKLKEFLQEKYEKKRWYVPPEQAKMLASVQVPHSGSSASTGSTPEVQPLKTLQLSKTPSSQSPVISRSQPHEKKFDLLSDLGGDIFAAPPSHSAGPTTNFANFAHFSKPSGGGVSAPPLPSVSAADRYAALAELDSALSSTTQGSTPVPAPPVIPSMQQGFTASTNPFVAAPIPLESMCTNPFQTNNRSSATGGFPVYAQKPRMSYGQPVVSNNPFMCGASSQHMSLMCGFY; encoded by the exons ATGGCGGTGAGTGTAAAGCGCAAACAGGAGGAGAAACACCTGCAGCTGCTGCGTGAGATGACCAGCGGGGCCGCCAACAGGAAATGTTTCGACTGTGAGCAGCGCGGCCCGACATACGTCAACATGACCGTGGGCTCGTTCGTGTGTACCACCTGCTCCGGGATCCT ACGAGGCCTGAACCCTCCACACAGAGTGAAGTCCATCTCAATGACGACATTCACACAGCAGGAGATTGAGTTCCTACAGAAACACAGCAATGAG GTGTGTAAGCACATCTGGCTTGGACTGTATGATGATCGCAGTTCTGCAGTGCCGGATTTTCGAGAGCCTCAGAAACTGAAAGAGTTTCTGCAGGAGAAATACGAGAAGAAACGATG GTACGTTCCTCCAGAGCAGGCGAAGATGTTGGCATCTGTCCAGGTTCCTCACTCAGGATCTTCAGCGAGCACCGGCAGCACTCCTGAAGTTCAGCCACTTAAAACACTGCAGCTCAGCAAAACTCCATCCAGCCAG tccccGGTGATCAGCCGTTCTCAGCCTCATGAGAAGAAGTTTGACCTGTTATCAGATCTAGGTGGAGATATCTTTGCAGCTCCTCCATCACACAGCGCTGGTCCAACAACAAACTTTGCTAACTTTGCACATTTCAGCAAGCCCTCAG GAGGGGGGGTGTCAGCTCCACCTTTACCCAGTGTTTCAGCAGCGGATCGATACGCTGCTCTGGCAGAACTGGACAGTGCTCTCAGCTCCACTACACAGGG CTCCACACCCGTTCCAGCCCCGCCGGTGATTCCCAGCATGCAGCAGGGTTTTACAG CTTCCACAAATCCGTTTGTCGCTGCACCGATTCCTCTAGAGTCAATGTGTACAAATCCATTCCAGACCAACAACAGATCATCAGCTACAG GTGGGTTTCCTGTTTACGCTCAGAAACCTCGGATGAGTTACGGTCAGCCCGTCGTCTCCAACAACCCCTTTATG tGCGGAGCTTCATCTCAACACATGTCCCTGA TGTGCGGTTTCTACTGA
- the agfg1b gene encoding arf-GAP domain and FG repeat-containing protein 1b isoform X1 has product MAVSVKRKQEEKHLQLLREMTSGAANRKCFDCEQRGPTYVNMTVGSFVCTTCSGILRGLNPPHRVKSISMTTFTQQEIEFLQKHSNEVCKHIWLGLYDDRSSAVPDFREPQKLKEFLQEKYEKKRWYVPPEQAKMLASVQVPHSGSSASTGSTPEVQPLKTLQLSKTPSSQSPVISRSQPHEKKFDLLSDLGGDIFAAPPSHSAGPTTNFANFAHFSKPSGGGVSAPPLPSVSAADRYAALAELDSALSSTTQGSTPVPAPPVIPSMQQGFTASTNPFVAAPIPLESMCTNPFQTNNRSSATGSMSMPSGFSNTPSFCLPTSFSGNFPHPFPPASYHQQPNGGFPVYAQKPRMSYGQPVVSNNPFMCAVSTDEQGGGPASPYSTSGSSTNPFL; this is encoded by the exons ATGGCGGTGAGTGTAAAGCGCAAACAGGAGGAGAAACACCTGCAGCTGCTGCGTGAGATGACCAGCGGGGCCGCCAACAGGAAATGTTTCGACTGTGAGCAGCGCGGCCCGACATACGTCAACATGACCGTGGGCTCGTTCGTGTGTACCACCTGCTCCGGGATCCT ACGAGGCCTGAACCCTCCACACAGAGTGAAGTCCATCTCAATGACGACATTCACACAGCAGGAGATTGAGTTCCTACAGAAACACAGCAATGAG GTGTGTAAGCACATCTGGCTTGGACTGTATGATGATCGCAGTTCTGCAGTGCCGGATTTTCGAGAGCCTCAGAAACTGAAAGAGTTTCTGCAGGAGAAATACGAGAAGAAACGATG GTACGTTCCTCCAGAGCAGGCGAAGATGTTGGCATCTGTCCAGGTTCCTCACTCAGGATCTTCAGCGAGCACCGGCAGCACTCCTGAAGTTCAGCCACTTAAAACACTGCAGCTCAGCAAAACTCCATCCAGCCAG tccccGGTGATCAGCCGTTCTCAGCCTCATGAGAAGAAGTTTGACCTGTTATCAGATCTAGGTGGAGATATCTTTGCAGCTCCTCCATCACACAGCGCTGGTCCAACAACAAACTTTGCTAACTTTGCACATTTCAGCAAGCCCTCAG GAGGGGGGGTGTCAGCTCCACCTTTACCCAGTGTTTCAGCAGCGGATCGATACGCTGCTCTGGCAGAACTGGACAGTGCTCTCAGCTCCACTACACAGGG CTCCACACCCGTTCCAGCCCCGCCGGTGATTCCCAGCATGCAGCAGGGTTTTACAG CTTCCACAAATCCGTTTGTCGCTGCACCGATTCCTCTAGAGTCAATGTGTACAAATCCATTCCAGACCAACAACAGATCATCAGCTACAG GCTCCATGAGCATGCCGTCAGGTTTCAGTAACACCCCCAGTTTCTGCCTGCCCACCAGTTTCAGTGGGAATTTCCCCCACCCGTTTCCCCCGGCGTCGTACCATCAGCAGCCAAACG GTGGGTTTCCTGTTTACGCTCAGAAACCTCGGATGAGTTACGGTCAGCCCGTCGTCTCCAACAACCCCTTTATG TGTGCGGTTTCTACTGATGAACAG ggtggAGGTCCAGCAAGTCCATATTCCACCAGTGGATCATCCACTAATCCgttcctgtaa
- the agfg1b gene encoding arf-GAP domain and FG repeat-containing protein 1b isoform X2: MAVSVKRKQEEKHLQLLREMTSGAANRKCFDCEQRGPTYVNMTVGSFVCTTCSGILRGLNPPHRVKSISMTTFTQQEIEFLQKHSNEVCKHIWLGLYDDRSSAVPDFREPQKLKEFLQEKYEKKRWYVPPEQAKMLASVQVPHSGSSASTGSTPEVQPLKTLQLSKTPSSQSPVISRSQPHEKKFDLLSDLGGDIFAAPPSHSAGPTTNFANFAHFSKPSGGGVSAPPLPSVSAADRYAALAELDSALSSTTQGSTPVPAPPVIPSMQQGFTASTNPFVAAPIPLESMCTNPFQTNNRSSATGSMSMPSGFSNTPSFCLPTSFSGNFPHPFPPASYHQQPNGGFPVYAQKPRMSYGQPVVSNNPFMCGASSQHMSLMCGFY, translated from the exons ATGGCGGTGAGTGTAAAGCGCAAACAGGAGGAGAAACACCTGCAGCTGCTGCGTGAGATGACCAGCGGGGCCGCCAACAGGAAATGTTTCGACTGTGAGCAGCGCGGCCCGACATACGTCAACATGACCGTGGGCTCGTTCGTGTGTACCACCTGCTCCGGGATCCT ACGAGGCCTGAACCCTCCACACAGAGTGAAGTCCATCTCAATGACGACATTCACACAGCAGGAGATTGAGTTCCTACAGAAACACAGCAATGAG GTGTGTAAGCACATCTGGCTTGGACTGTATGATGATCGCAGTTCTGCAGTGCCGGATTTTCGAGAGCCTCAGAAACTGAAAGAGTTTCTGCAGGAGAAATACGAGAAGAAACGATG GTACGTTCCTCCAGAGCAGGCGAAGATGTTGGCATCTGTCCAGGTTCCTCACTCAGGATCTTCAGCGAGCACCGGCAGCACTCCTGAAGTTCAGCCACTTAAAACACTGCAGCTCAGCAAAACTCCATCCAGCCAG tccccGGTGATCAGCCGTTCTCAGCCTCATGAGAAGAAGTTTGACCTGTTATCAGATCTAGGTGGAGATATCTTTGCAGCTCCTCCATCACACAGCGCTGGTCCAACAACAAACTTTGCTAACTTTGCACATTTCAGCAAGCCCTCAG GAGGGGGGGTGTCAGCTCCACCTTTACCCAGTGTTTCAGCAGCGGATCGATACGCTGCTCTGGCAGAACTGGACAGTGCTCTCAGCTCCACTACACAGGG CTCCACACCCGTTCCAGCCCCGCCGGTGATTCCCAGCATGCAGCAGGGTTTTACAG CTTCCACAAATCCGTTTGTCGCTGCACCGATTCCTCTAGAGTCAATGTGTACAAATCCATTCCAGACCAACAACAGATCATCAGCTACAG GCTCCATGAGCATGCCGTCAGGTTTCAGTAACACCCCCAGTTTCTGCCTGCCCACCAGTTTCAGTGGGAATTTCCCCCACCCGTTTCCCCCGGCGTCGTACCATCAGCAGCCAAACG GTGGGTTTCCTGTTTACGCTCAGAAACCTCGGATGAGTTACGGTCAGCCCGTCGTCTCCAACAACCCCTTTATG tGCGGAGCTTCATCTCAACACATGTCCCTGA TGTGCGGTTTCTACTGA